One Salmo salar chromosome ssa01, Ssal_v3.1, whole genome shotgun sequence DNA window includes the following coding sequences:
- the zgc:174356 gene encoding proton-coupled folate transporter isoform X1: MQERLNNDMSTWGQRVRTFVTVEPVIFFYMTSTFIVTPAYQQLVIAKVCYELFQDSYICSSPAHLKDEEELIEGRSSYILLIYTCVTSLLSILPAMLLGSWSDRSSRKAVMLLPCLMSLVSGGVLIAMSLLKDISVYWSLAAAGVTGLSGGYVSVFLSSFSYLADVTAGMGSNRTLRMAAAESMIFVGGTVGFLLVGFLIQEFGLTSAFVAYCSCHVLSVLYILLWLRDPERSVPPPPSGEDGDGDRLPCEADDTDTEPSSNLLCLSDVKRSFQAMFRRRPGQQRQKLHLLIVCTFINNLVAVGEQAISLLYLMYEPREFTTELYGVFKSVQMLLLGFTLLGIFPLLMRVVGEMTLAKVSVLFRTAGFVLMAFSTNTWMVFLVAVVSAPAGITQAVIRSLSSTIVEPDEQGAMFSFSASVETTCIMFAAVMFNGLFPLTLPTFPGMPFIVMAGFTLIIFILMQWISEMPATQPRLVIQD, encoded by the exons ATGCAAGAGCGGCTCAACAACGATATGTCAACATGGGGACAACGGGTCCGAACATTCGTTACCGTGGAGCCGGTTATTTTTTTCTACATGACCAGCACGTTTATCGTGACGCCTGCTTATCAACAGCTGGTCATCGCAAAG GTGTGCTATGAGCTGTTTCAAGACTCTTACATCTGCAGCAGCCCGGCGCACCTCAAGGATGAGGAGGAGCTGATTGAGGGTCGTTCCTCCTACATCCTCTTGATCTACACATGTGTGACCAGCCTATTGTCCATCCTTCCAGCCATGCTGCTAGGCTCCTGGTCCGACCGCTCCAGCCGCAAGGCTGTCATGCTGCTGCCTTGCCTTATGTCTCTGGTCAGTGGTGGTGTGCTCATAGCAATGTCTCTACTGAAGGACATTAGTGTGTACTGGTCGCTAGCCGCCGCAGGGGTAACGGGCCTCTCTGGAGGATACGTCTCAGTGTTCCTTAGCTCGTTTAGTTACTTAGCAGATGTCACAGCCGGGATGGGGAGTAACCGTACTCTGCGTATGGCGGCGGCAGAGTCGATGATCTTCGTAGGAGGGACGGTGGGGTTCTTGTTAGTTGGTTTCTTGATACAGGAGTTTGGGCTGACCTCTGCATTTGTGGCATACTGCTCCTGCCATGTTCTCTCAGTGCTCTATATTCTGCTTTGGTTACGGGATCCTGAACGCTCAGTCCCACCTCCACCCTCAGGGGAagatggagatggagacagacTGCCATGTGAAGCTGATGATACCGACACTGAACCATCATCCAACCTGTTGTGCCTGTCTGATGTCAAGAGGTCCTTCCAAGCCATGTTCAGGAGGAGGCCAGGACAGCAGAGGCAGAAACTCCACCTTCTTATAGTCTGCACATTCATCAACAACCTGGTAGCTGTAG GAGAGCAGGCTATCTCCCTGCTCTATTTGATGTACGAGCCCAGGGAGTTCACAACTGAACTGTATGGCGTGTTTAAGTCAGTCCAGATGCTGCTGTTA GGGTTTACCCTGCTGGGGATCTTCCCACTGCTTATGAGAGTGGTAGGAGAGATGACTCTGGCCAAAGTGAGTGTCCTCTTCAGGACAGCAGGCTTCGTTCTAATGGCCTTCTCCACTAACACATGGATGGTGTTTCTAG TGGCTGTGGTGTCTGCCCCTGCTGGCATCACTCAGGCTGTCATCCGCTCTCTGTCCTCCACCATCGTAGAGCCAGACGAACAAG GTGCGATGTTCTCCTTCTCTGCGTCTGTGGAGACCACATGTATTATGTTTGCAGCGGTGATGTTTAATGGCTTGTTCCCTCTGACCCTGCCCACCTTCCCTGGCATGCCCTTCATCGTCATGGCAGGCTTCACACTCATCATCTTCATCTTGATGCA
- the zgc:174356 gene encoding proton-coupled folate transporter isoform X2, which yields MQERLNNDMSTWGQRVRTFVTVEPVIFFYMTSTFIVTPAYQQLVIAKVCYELFQDSYICSSPAHLKDEEELIEGRSSYILLIYTCVTSLLSILPAMLLGSWSDRSSRKAVMLLPCLMSLVSGGVLIAMSLLKDISVYWSLAAAGVTGLSGGYVSVFLSSFSYLADVTAGMGSNRTLRMAAAESMIFVGGTVGFLLVGFLIQEFGLTSAFVAYCSCHVLSVLYILLWLRDPERSVPPPPSGEDGDGDRLPCEADDTDTEPSSNLLCLSDVKRSFQAMFRRRPGQQRQKLHLLIVCTFINNLVAVVAVVSAPAGITQAVIRSLSSTIVEPDEQGAMFSFSASVETTCIMFAAVMFNGLFPLTLPTFPGMPFIVMAGFTLIIFILMQWISEMPATQPRLVIQD from the exons ATGCAAGAGCGGCTCAACAACGATATGTCAACATGGGGACAACGGGTCCGAACATTCGTTACCGTGGAGCCGGTTATTTTTTTCTACATGACCAGCACGTTTATCGTGACGCCTGCTTATCAACAGCTGGTCATCGCAAAG GTGTGCTATGAGCTGTTTCAAGACTCTTACATCTGCAGCAGCCCGGCGCACCTCAAGGATGAGGAGGAGCTGATTGAGGGTCGTTCCTCCTACATCCTCTTGATCTACACATGTGTGACCAGCCTATTGTCCATCCTTCCAGCCATGCTGCTAGGCTCCTGGTCCGACCGCTCCAGCCGCAAGGCTGTCATGCTGCTGCCTTGCCTTATGTCTCTGGTCAGTGGTGGTGTGCTCATAGCAATGTCTCTACTGAAGGACATTAGTGTGTACTGGTCGCTAGCCGCCGCAGGGGTAACGGGCCTCTCTGGAGGATACGTCTCAGTGTTCCTTAGCTCGTTTAGTTACTTAGCAGATGTCACAGCCGGGATGGGGAGTAACCGTACTCTGCGTATGGCGGCGGCAGAGTCGATGATCTTCGTAGGAGGGACGGTGGGGTTCTTGTTAGTTGGTTTCTTGATACAGGAGTTTGGGCTGACCTCTGCATTTGTGGCATACTGCTCCTGCCATGTTCTCTCAGTGCTCTATATTCTGCTTTGGTTACGGGATCCTGAACGCTCAGTCCCACCTCCACCCTCAGGGGAagatggagatggagacagacTGCCATGTGAAGCTGATGATACCGACACTGAACCATCATCCAACCTGTTGTGCCTGTCTGATGTCAAGAGGTCCTTCCAAGCCATGTTCAGGAGGAGGCCAGGACAGCAGAGGCAGAAACTCCACCTTCTTATAGTCTGCACATTCATCAACAACCTGGTAGCTGTAG TGGCTGTGGTGTCTGCCCCTGCTGGCATCACTCAGGCTGTCATCCGCTCTCTGTCCTCCACCATCGTAGAGCCAGACGAACAAG GTGCGATGTTCTCCTTCTCTGCGTCTGTGGAGACCACATGTATTATGTTTGCAGCGGTGATGTTTAATGGCTTGTTCCCTCTGACCCTGCCCACCTTCCCTGGCATGCCCTTCATCGTCATGGCAGGCTTCACACTCATCATCTTCATCTTGATGCA